Proteins from a single region of Nocardiopsis dassonvillei subsp. dassonvillei DSM 43111:
- a CDS encoding VWA domain-containing protein, giving the protein MNAVDERERRWRLVLGREAQCSGGVGASGLSAADQGMDGALEALYDSVGPGRTSAQRSAGLGGSAPRVARWLGDIREYFPSSVVQVMQKDAMDRLGLHQLLLEPEMMEAVEPDVHLVGTLLSLNRVMPDQARESARAVVRRVVDDLERRVAQKTRSLVQGAIDRSSRTHRPRRVADIDWNATIRRNLAHYLPEHNTIVPQTLVGYGRRSRGVQKDVVLAIDQSGSMASSVVYASVFGAVLASMKTLRTSLVVFDTAVVDLTEQLTDPVEVLFGTQLGGGTHINKAIAYCQGLITKPNDSVFVLISDLYEGGVRAEMLRRVAAMQAAGVQVVVLLALSDEGAPFYDRQNASALAEMGVPAFACTPDMFPELMAAAIQGQPLTSWVEKHQDA; this is encoded by the coding sequence ATGAACGCCGTGGACGAGCGGGAGCGCCGCTGGAGGCTCGTGCTGGGCCGGGAGGCGCAGTGCTCCGGCGGGGTCGGCGCCTCCGGCCTCAGCGCCGCCGACCAGGGGATGGACGGGGCCCTGGAGGCGCTCTACGACAGCGTCGGCCCCGGCAGGACCAGCGCCCAGCGCTCCGCAGGGCTCGGCGGCTCGGCGCCCCGCGTGGCGCGCTGGCTGGGCGACATCCGCGAGTACTTCCCGTCCTCCGTGGTGCAGGTGATGCAGAAGGACGCCATGGACCGGCTGGGGCTGCACCAGCTCCTCCTGGAGCCGGAGATGATGGAGGCCGTCGAGCCGGACGTGCACCTGGTGGGAACCCTGCTGTCCCTCAACCGGGTGATGCCCGACCAGGCCCGCGAGTCGGCCCGCGCGGTGGTGCGCCGCGTGGTGGACGACCTGGAGCGGCGCGTGGCGCAGAAGACGCGGTCCCTGGTGCAGGGGGCGATCGACCGGTCGTCCCGCACCCACCGGCCGCGCCGGGTGGCCGACATCGACTGGAACGCCACCATCCGCCGCAACCTGGCCCACTACCTGCCCGAGCACAACACGATCGTGCCGCAGACCCTGGTGGGGTACGGCCGCCGCAGCCGGGGCGTGCAGAAGGACGTGGTGCTGGCGATCGACCAGAGCGGTTCGATGGCCTCCTCGGTGGTCTACGCGAGCGTGTTCGGCGCGGTGCTGGCCTCGATGAAGACCCTGCGCACGTCGCTGGTCGTGTTCGACACCGCGGTGGTGGACCTGACCGAGCAGCTGACCGACCCGGTCGAGGTGCTGTTCGGCACGCAGCTGGGCGGCGGCACGCACATCAACAAGGCCATCGCCTACTGCCAGGGGCTCATCACCAAGCCGAACGACTCGGTCTTCGTGCTGATCAGCGACCTGTACGAGGGCGGTGTCCGAGCGGAGATGCTGAGGAGGGTGGCCGCGATGCAGGCGGCCGGGGTCCAGGTGGTGGTGCTGCTGGCGCTGTCGGACGAGGGCGCGCCGTTCTACGATCGACAGAACGCGTCCGCGCTCGCCGAGATGGGGGTGCCCGCGTTCGCCTGCACCCCCGACATGTTCCCCGAGCTGATGGCGGCGGCCATCCAGGGGCAACCCCTCACGTCCTGGGTCGAGAAGCACCAGGACGCCTGA
- a CDS encoding ATP-binding protein yields MTTSTPSIGTDAAQALRPHAEQTYAAELEALAKADDRQRPPGWKLSPWAVTQYLLGTTLSDGTEISAKYIGARRVVEVAVATLATDRALLLIGVPGTAKTWLSEHLAAAISGDSTLLVQGTAGTSEEAVRYGWNYARLLAEGPSEAALVPSPVMTAMSRGSIGRIEELTRMPSDVQDGLITVLSEKALPVAELGVEVQAQRGFNIIATANDRDRGVNDLSSALRRRFNTVVLPVPDSAEDEVRIVTQRVEQLGRALDLPEVPTSLTEIRRVVTVFRELRSGVTEDNGTKVKSPSGTLSTAEAISVITNGIALAAHFGDGQLRPADVAAGIQGAVVQDRVSDGVVWREYLETVARGRDGWGEFYRACREVGA; encoded by the coding sequence TTGACCACCTCCACCCCCTCCATCGGCACCGACGCCGCCCAGGCCCTGCGCCCGCACGCGGAGCAGACCTACGCCGCCGAGCTGGAGGCGCTGGCCAAGGCCGACGACCGGCAGCGGCCCCCGGGCTGGAAGCTCTCCCCGTGGGCGGTCACCCAGTACCTGCTGGGCACCACCCTGTCCGACGGCACCGAGATCAGCGCCAAGTACATCGGCGCCCGCCGCGTCGTCGAGGTCGCCGTGGCCACCCTGGCCACCGACCGCGCCCTGCTGCTCATCGGCGTTCCCGGCACCGCCAAGACCTGGCTGTCCGAACACCTGGCCGCCGCGATCTCCGGCGACTCCACGCTGCTCGTCCAGGGCACCGCCGGAACCTCCGAGGAGGCCGTCCGCTACGGCTGGAACTACGCCCGGCTGCTCGCCGAGGGCCCCTCCGAGGCGGCCCTCGTGCCCAGCCCGGTGATGACCGCCATGTCGCGCGGCTCCATCGGTCGCATCGAGGAGCTCACCCGCATGCCCTCCGACGTGCAGGACGGCCTCATCACCGTGCTGTCGGAGAAGGCCCTGCCGGTGGCCGAGCTGGGCGTCGAGGTGCAGGCCCAGCGCGGCTTCAACATCATCGCCACCGCCAACGACCGCGACCGCGGCGTCAACGACCTGTCCAGCGCGCTGCGCCGCCGGTTCAACACCGTGGTGCTGCCCGTCCCTGACAGCGCCGAGGACGAGGTCCGCATCGTCACCCAGCGGGTGGAGCAGCTCGGCCGCGCCCTGGACCTGCCCGAGGTGCCCACCAGCCTCACCGAGATCCGGCGGGTGGTCACCGTCTTCCGCGAGCTGCGCTCGGGGGTGACCGAGGACAACGGCACCAAGGTCAAGTCGCCCAGCGGCACGCTGAGCACCGCCGAGGCGATCTCGGTGATCACCAACGGCATCGCGCTGGCCGCCCACTTCGGCGACGGGCAGCTGCGCCCGGCCGACGTGGCCGCGGGCATCCAGGGCGCCGTCGTCCAGGACCGGGTGTCCGACGGCGTGGTGTGGCGCGAGTACCTGGAGACCGTCGCGCGCGGGCGCGACGGCTGGGGCGAGTTCTACCGCGCCTGCCGCGAGGTGGGCGCCTGA
- a CDS encoding DUF5682 family protein, whose protein sequence is MGRPRLDTSGLHVLGVRHHGPGSARAVRAALEEIKPDAVLIEGPPEADALTSLVGELEPPVALLAYLADTPKGDEPRAGDGKEKTARGARPLRVAEGDGWAFWPFASFSPEWEALRYAVENDVRVRFCDLPAANTLAERVAEAEERRRAEEESARTEGDSEDPGAEEAAGNPEAAGAGAAVAAEGSGGTDGAGTPEAADGTDGGEVGEPERIRLDPLGVLAEAAGYDDAERWWDDVIEQRRDGEPSPFPAIADAMAAVRAESGPETERDARREAYMRQTLRATLKEGHERIAVVCGAWHAPALRDLADYSVKDDTALLKGLPKAKVTATWVPWTHGRLAASSGYGAGVAAPGWYHHLFTAPDLPVHRWLTDAARMLREEGLAVSSSHVIEGVRLAESLAVLRGRPLAGLDEVAEALTAVLCEGEPTRAALVHRRMAVGERMGSVPPSTPMVPLQRDLIAIRKRLRLKAEPFDSDLDLDLRKDSQRERSVLLHRLRLLGVEWGVPRTPDGGQKGTFRESWRLRWDPDMDVALIEASRWGTTVASAATARVADLAEDAALPALTSLTEQCLFADLGGALPRVLSLLTDRAATDSDVTHLMEALPPLARSARYGDVRGTDSAYLSTVAEQILRRVCVGLAPAVHGLDDDAAERFVRQIDATQGAATLLGGEGAQAWTAALTALAVRDTLPGRIAGRVNRILSDSGLVDTDELRRRLGLAMSPGVEPASAAAWLEGFLQGSGLILVHDDRLLGLIDTWLLSLPEERFTAVLPLLRRTFGAFNGPERQEIGSAALRLGTAPAAKRAAPARVDVDTRRAAPALATALAILTDGKVRT, encoded by the coding sequence ATGGGTCGGCCCCGACTGGACACGAGCGGGCTGCACGTCCTGGGCGTGCGGCACCACGGCCCGGGGTCGGCCCGGGCCGTCCGGGCGGCGCTGGAGGAGATCAAACCCGACGCCGTGCTGATCGAGGGACCGCCGGAGGCGGACGCCCTCACCTCGCTGGTGGGCGAGCTGGAGCCGCCGGTGGCGCTGCTGGCCTACCTCGCCGACACCCCCAAGGGGGACGAGCCGAGAGCGGGTGACGGTAAGGAAAAGACTGCGCGCGGAGCGCGACCGTTGAGGGTGGCGGAGGGCGACGGGTGGGCGTTCTGGCCCTTCGCCAGCTTCTCCCCGGAGTGGGAGGCCCTGCGCTACGCGGTGGAGAACGACGTGCGGGTGCGCTTTTGCGACCTGCCCGCCGCGAACACCCTGGCCGAGCGCGTCGCCGAGGCCGAGGAGCGGCGCCGGGCCGAGGAGGAGAGCGCCCGCACGGAGGGGGACTCAGAGGACCCGGGGGCCGAGGAGGCTGCCGGGAACCCCGAGGCGGCCGGAGCCGGTGCGGCTGTCGCGGCAGAGGGAAGCGGCGGGACCGACGGGGCCGGGACCCCGGAGGCCGCTGACGGGACGGACGGCGGCGAGGTCGGCGAGCCGGAGCGGATCCGGCTGGACCCCCTGGGGGTGCTCGCCGAGGCGGCGGGCTACGACGACGCCGAGCGCTGGTGGGACGACGTCATCGAGCAGCGCCGGGACGGGGAGCCCTCCCCGTTCCCGGCGATCGCCGACGCCATGGCCGCCGTCCGCGCCGAGTCCGGCCCCGAGACGGAGCGCGACGCGCGCCGGGAGGCGTACATGCGCCAGACCCTGCGCGCCACCCTCAAGGAGGGCCACGAGCGGATCGCCGTGGTCTGCGGCGCCTGGCACGCCCCCGCCCTGCGCGACCTGGCCGACTACTCGGTCAAGGACGACACCGCCCTGCTCAAGGGCCTGCCCAAGGCGAAGGTCACCGCCACCTGGGTGCCCTGGACCCACGGGCGCCTGGCCGCCTCCAGCGGTTACGGCGCCGGGGTCGCCGCCCCCGGCTGGTACCACCACCTGTTCACCGCGCCCGACCTCCCGGTGCACCGGTGGCTGACCGACGCCGCCCGCATGCTCCGCGAGGAGGGGCTGGCGGTGTCCTCGTCCCACGTCATCGAGGGCGTGCGGCTGGCCGAGAGCCTCGCCGTGCTGCGCGGGCGGCCGCTCGCCGGACTCGACGAGGTGGCCGAGGCGCTCACGGCCGTCCTGTGCGAGGGCGAGCCCACCCGGGCCGCCCTCGTCCACCGCCGGATGGCCGTCGGCGAGCGGATGGGCTCGGTGCCCCCGTCCACGCCCATGGTTCCGCTCCAGCGCGACCTCATCGCGATCCGCAAGCGCCTGCGGCTCAAGGCCGAGCCCTTCGACAGCGACCTCGACCTGGACCTGCGCAAGGACAGCCAGCGCGAACGCAGCGTGCTGCTGCACCGGCTGCGGCTGCTCGGCGTCGAGTGGGGCGTTCCGCGCACCCCCGACGGAGGGCAGAAGGGCACCTTCCGGGAGTCGTGGCGGCTGCGCTGGGACCCCGACATGGACGTGGCGCTGATCGAGGCCAGCCGGTGGGGCACCACCGTCGCCTCGGCGGCCACGGCCCGGGTGGCCGACCTCGCCGAGGACGCGGCCCTGCCCGCGCTGACCTCCCTCACCGAGCAGTGCCTGTTCGCGGACCTGGGCGGGGCCCTGCCCCGCGTGCTGTCCCTGCTCACCGACCGCGCGGCCACCGACAGCGACGTCACCCACCTGATGGAGGCGCTGCCGCCGCTGGCCCGCTCCGCCCGCTACGGGGACGTGCGCGGCACCGACAGCGCCTACCTGAGCACGGTGGCCGAGCAGATCCTGCGGCGGGTGTGCGTCGGGCTGGCACCGGCCGTGCACGGCCTGGACGACGACGCTGCGGAGCGGTTCGTCCGGCAGATCGACGCCACGCAGGGCGCCGCCACCCTCCTCGGCGGGGAGGGCGCCCAGGCCTGGACGGCGGCCCTGACCGCCCTGGCCGTACGCGACACCCTGCCCGGCCGCATCGCCGGCCGGGTCAACCGGATCCTGTCCGACTCCGGGCTCGTGGACACCGACGAACTGCGCCGCCGCCTCGGTCTGGCGATGTCCCCGGGCGTCGAACCCGCCTCGGCCGCGGCCTGGCTGGAGGGGTTCCTCCAGGGCAGCGGGCTGATCCTGGTGCACGACGACCGGCTGCTCGGGCTGATCGACACCTGGCTGCTCTCCCTGCCCGAGGAGCGCTTCACCGCGGTGCTGCCGCTGCTGCGGCGCACCTTCGGGGCCTTCAACGGCCCCGAGCGCCAGGAGATCGGCTCGGCCGCCCTGCGGCTCGGGACGGCGCCCGCCGCCAAGCGGGCCGCCCCGGCCCGCGTGGACGTGGACACCCGGCGCGCGGCCCCGGCCCTGGCCACCGCGCTGGCCATCCTCACCGACGGAAAGGTGCGCACATGA